The genomic region TCGTGTCCGCGCGCTGCCCAGCAGAGGCAGGCGATGATAGCAACTGAAAGTGAGAAAATGTGACTGCCGGGTCTGCTGATACCGCGTCAAATCTCGCGGCATGGAACGGCGATTCTATCCCACCCTTCGCTGCGCTCAGGATGGGGCACCCACAGTTTTGGTGGCGCAAGCAATGGGTGGGCCACCCGTCCTTTTGGGCGTAAGGGTGGGGTCAGAGGCAGAGCCGTACCAAGTGTTTTCAATATTTTCAGATTTAACCCTAATGTTTCCTCGATCTTGCGTCCGCGTTATCTGTACCCCAAAGAAAACAATAGATTTCCTCAGGTACCTAGCAAGAAGTGGCCAACATCGGGCTCGATACCCCAACCTGCCCCAGCAGGCAATCGCCGGAAACACCATCAATCTGCGCCTGCAGCCACTGGTTCGCCTGGTGCCGTCCGGCGAGCGTCAGCTTCAGATAATTGTCGGTGAGAGCGCTGGTGGATTCGGCAGCGGAGACTTTCAGCGTAATGGCAGAAAGGCGCTTTCCAACGAAGGAAATCTGAAAAGCAGACCTCTTCTCTGCTGCCAACTCACGCAAGATTCGATTCCGCTCGCGCGCAATTGGCGCCCGCACCTGGCTCGGCATCGCGGCGGCTGGCGTACCCGGCCGCGCAGAAAACGTAAAGACGTGCAGATAGGTGAACGGAAGTTCGTCGATCAGCGAGCGAGTCTGTTCGAAGTCGACGTCAGTTTCCCCCGGGAAGCCGACCATCACGTCAGCTCCAATGGCTGCACTCGGCATAACGCTACGAATCTTGCGTATCTTCTCGGCGTAGTGCCAGGGGCGGTATTTGCGGTGCATCATGCGCAGCACCCGATCGCTCCCCGACTGCAACGGAACATGCGCGTGTTTGGCGATGCGACTGCAACCCGCGACCAGGGCGATCAGTTCGTCCGTCCAGTCCATGGGCTCAACGGAGCTGATGCGGAGCTTCTCAATATCTGTGTGCTCCAGGATCGAGCGCACCAGATTTGCAAATTTGCTGGGCGGATCGAGATCACGTCCCCAGCGCCCGAGATTAATACCTGAAAGAACCACCTCGCGATATCCCGACGAAACCAGCCCCTGCACCTGTCCCACGACATCAGCAATCCGCAAGGAACGGCTGCGGCCGCGAACCGAGGGAATAATGCAGAACGAGCAGCGGTTATTGCAGCCGTCCTGCACTTTCAGGTTCGGACGGGTCCGCTCCGATTCCGTATCGGCATCGAATACTGGCGCTGCAAGGAGTTGGGTATGAGCGAAGATGTCGCCAACCAGGATTTGTGGCAGCTGACGGCCGGCATGTGTGACTTTGGCGAACTCGTCAGACTCTGCGATTACTCTTCCGCTTCGCAGGCTGGCAAGGCTTACAAAAGAGTTTGGCTCTAAAGAGTTCGGCTCTACTGTTCCGCAAACAAGATCAGCGAGCTGATGCTTGTGAGAGTTGCCCACAACCCAGGTGACGCCCGGAATGGCGGCAATCTCCTCCGGCGCACGCTGCGCGTAGCAGCCGGTCACGAGAATCTGGCACTGGGGATTCTGGCGATGAATTCGCCGGATCGAATTTCTTACGTCCTGGTCGGCAGACGCTGTAACCGTGCAGGTGTTGAGCACGACCAGAACAGCTTGTTCGGCATCGCTGGCGCGAGACAAGCCATGCTCGATGAGCCGGCGCTCAATGGCCGCGCCATCGGCTTGGGTGGCGCGACATCCAAAGTTCTCGACGTAAAAGCTCGACACCTGCCGATTATAGCAACGCAGTCAGCGCACCAGAAGCGCACGACTGCAGTCGAGCCTTCACCTTTACACCTGGGTTCGCCCTCGCCTCTGCCTGAGCAAAGCGAGCGGTAACCCTGCACCAAAATCGAAGATCTGTCAGGGATCAGGCGGTGGCGGCCGCAGTCCGTTTTTGCTGGAAACACTCCCGGCAAAACACGGGACGACCCTGCGTCGGTTTAAATGGAACGGTGGTTTCCTTGCCACAGTGCGAACAGGTTGTTCGGGTTTCCACCTTTGGGTAAGCACCTGGGGTGGCGATGCCGAGCGCCGTTGCCCGTTTTGCTTTACAGGGTTTGCACCGCTTCGGCTCGTTCTTGAACTGCTTATCGTGAAAGAAAAGTTGTTCCCCAGCCGTGAAGACGAAGTCAGCACCGCAATCGATACACTTGAGGATCTTGTCCTGAAATTCCATTGGAAAAAGCTCCCTTCAACCCCGCCCCCTGCGGGTCGAAGGAGCCGAGCCAGACCGAGTGCCCAGTGCCCAACGAACCGCCAAGGTTTCAGGTTCCCTTCTCAGCGTCCCGCCAGAGTGAACGCTAACCATGAAGCCGCTACAACGATGAAATTCGGAACTTCAAATCAGAAAAGTTGCAGGACAACACCAATCGCGTGCGATCCAGCACCACTTCCCCGCCGAATAAATCCAGTATGAAATGGCGGGCAAAAAGGAAGGGGCCGCATGGGGGAGGGGCAGCGGCCCCGCTTGTATTAAGTCTCTTGCTCCTTGCGGGCTTTTTTACGGCTCCGCTTGCGCGCCAAAGCTTCCTTGGCGCGTCTCTTCTCGCCCGGCTTAAGGTAGAAGGAGTGCCTTTTGACCTCCTTAATAATGTCCTCTTGCTGCACCTTACGCTTAAAGCGACGCAGGGCGTTCTCTAATGACTCGCCCTCCTGGACCCTTACTTCGGCCAAACTAAACACACCTCCAAACCAGCCCGGGTTGGACTTGGTAGTTATTGCAAGCTTCCCCCAGTCAAGTCAAGGAAAAGCTACGCATTCTCATTATGATACGTGAAGTTTTGAGAACTAGTTAGGCGGGCTAGTAGATCACTCGCACGGCAAATTGCACCTGCCTTGGTGCGTAAGAATTGTTCGGCTTCAGGAACGAAGTCGCGCTCTGGTAGTACGCCGGGTACACGCGATTGGCTACCGTCTTGTTGATGGTTACGAATTGCGCAGCGGTATTGGTGAAGCCGTCGTCAGTGATGTCCACGCGTTTGTTGTCGCGATTTAGAAGATTGAATGATTCCGCCAGCAGCTCCAGCTTCCACCTGTCGCCGATGGGAAATTGACGCGCAACACGCGCATCGACGGTGGAGTAGTCAGGTCCAGTAAAAGCATTTCGCCGATAGCCGGGCAGACGATCGTTATCTGAATTGCCATCGCGATTGGCATCTCCCAATATGCGCGCGTCAAAGGGACGACCACTGCCATAAGTGGCTACTCCCGATAGCTTCCATTCATTGCACATCGTCTTCAGGACATTGTGCTCGCGGTGGAAGGGATGCGGCTCTGCGATCCAGGAGACGGCCAGCCGCTGGCGCTGGTCGGTGGAGCTGGGTCCATATTCGGAATTTGGAGCGTACGAATTCTGTACGGTCGCGGGACGTCCGGCGACCAGCGCATCCTGTCCATCATCCATGGCTCGCGCCCAGGTGTATGCCAGGCGGAAATAGAGTCCGTGACTCATGCGACGTCGTGCCGAAATCGTAAGGCCGTGATATTCGCTGGTGGCTGCGCTCTCAAGAACGTTAATGCTACCCAATTCCGGAATAGGCCGGACCACATCGCCTACACACGGCGGGAAAGGACAATCCAGGGTCGGCGTCATCTGCCAGTTAGCGAAGGAATCGACCGTATAGTAGGTTCCCAGAAAGTT from Terriglobales bacterium harbors:
- the mtaB gene encoding tRNA (N(6)-L-threonylcarbamoyladenosine(37)-C(2))-methylthiotransferase MtaB: MSSFYVENFGCRATQADGAAIERRLIEHGLSRASDAEQAVLVVLNTCTVTASADQDVRNSIRRIHRQNPQCQILVTGCYAQRAPEEIAAIPGVTWVVGNSHKHQLADLVCGTVEPNSLEPNSFVSLASLRSGRVIAESDEFAKVTHAGRQLPQILVGDIFAHTQLLAAPVFDADTESERTRPNLKVQDGCNNRCSFCIIPSVRGRSRSLRIADVVGQVQGLVSSGYREVVLSGINLGRWGRDLDPPSKFANLVRSILEHTDIEKLRISSVEPMDWTDELIALVAGCSRIAKHAHVPLQSGSDRVLRMMHRKYRPWHYAEKIRKIRSVMPSAAIGADVMVGFPGETDVDFEQTRSLIDELPFTYLHVFTFSARPGTPAAAMPSQVRAPIARERNRILRELAAEKRSAFQISFVGKRLSAITLKVSAAESTSALTDNYLKLTLAGRHQANQWLQAQIDGVSGDCLLGQVGVSSPMLATSC
- the rpsU gene encoding 30S ribosomal protein S21, producing the protein MAEVRVQEGESLENALRRFKRKVQQEDIIKEVKRHSFYLKPGEKRRAKEALARKRSRKKARKEQET
- a CDS encoding zinc-ribbon domain containing protein gives rise to the protein MEFQDKILKCIDCGADFVFTAGEQLFFHDKQFKNEPKRCKPCKAKRATALGIATPGAYPKVETRTTCSHCGKETTVPFKPTQGRPVFCRECFQQKRTAAATA